Proteins from a genomic interval of Scatophagus argus isolate fScaArg1 chromosome 6, fScaArg1.pri, whole genome shotgun sequence:
- the ptprc gene encoding receptor-type tyrosine-protein phosphatase C isoform X5 gives MAGLCGLKTLLLWAGIIAWINCQSPQTNQSSPANTSGSPTTTSTKQKSDSQSNSSQNQNSPPITTSSTSQATTQAPLSAQSNQSSPANTSDSPTTTSTNQTPDSQSNSSQNQTSPPITTSSTSQATTQAPPSAQCDYTVTPIKFGFQINITSSTNGTYTINIEEEGLTRGQTQYHQHQHSNQSSSLEIQHLKPCTEYKHSVTFIDNNGNETSCYHAGNKTKTIDMSQNDIKEVERCSPGYVCYHSDWNITSSLSASNNNPAESCMNDSKTLCIELNNNDFCSDLTVNFASGNCPSFSLTKSISIDFLNPSKITTTVQNKLPGDIKVDLAANCNVTDDYTCVESGNSNKYKTPSELEPFTDYRCVGHIKDNVTVINIPAFNVTIDCNVTITTEPKRVTNTSVDWSWTTKSINCSHLSKLEKFSYNCSCSPTGHKGDGGRVGKYSKEGKCIISGLTPYTSYTCGAQPTYNNVKTPSEIPLPDIETKPGIPEKTPKVTLTVLDHNVIKVTCHLVKSFYGPKKEYIARLHYDSDPENEIQEKKEEKCDFEFRDLSYLTAYKVKVTTYNGELESEPVTKGVSTQYDSKALIGFLVFLIILTSVALLFVTYKIYILKRRKSRDMTETLMLISTTNDEENLLTVEPIAAEVLLETYKRKLADEGRLFLAEFQSVPRIFSRYTVKEAKKPYNAPKNRYVDILPYDYNRVHLTTGNGETGCDYINASFVDGYKESKKYIAAQGPKDETVSDFWRMIWEQQSSIIVMVTRCEEGNRIKCAQYWPSPERETEIFEEFIVRLTSEDQCPDYTIRRLSLTNKREKNSEREVTHIQFISWPDHGVPEEAHLLLKLRRRVNAFKNFFSGPIVVHCSAGVGRTGTYIGIDAMMEGLEAEGRVDVYGYVVRLRRQRCLMVQVEAQYILIHQALLEHNQFGETEITLSELHSTLSTLKQKNADNEPTLLEDEFERLPTYKNWRTFNTGITEENKKKNRSSSVIPYDYNRVLLKLDEGRSRDSDPDDDDDDDSTDEEDEDSTKYINASHINGYWGPRALIAAQSPLPDTMADFWTMVYQKRASTVVMLSGCSEGDKESDCVYWDKDKKTFGDFEVEVVNTDTSAAFISRNMVIHHVKRKDSRSVKHFQFLKWENVELPEKPQDLTDMIKDIKRSCGSGKLARSVPIVVHCNDGSSRSGIFCALWNVLDSAETEKLVDIFQVAKTLRKERQGMFSSLAQYQFLYDTLEGIFPVQNGEVKAVQASAADSVQIVNETKAAEQPAEEKAEQTVSTTSNGQQGAEESAPLEAGGGQEDRTEEPKKVSTDMTPLEDTNNGPTVTVEG, from the exons GTCAGTCCCCACAAA CCAATCAGTCATCTCCTGCAAACACCTCAGGCTCACCCACAACCACTTCAACCAAGCAGAAATCAGACTCTCAGTCAAACTCTTCTCAAAACCAGAACTCACCTCCAATCACCACCTCATCTACCAGCCAAG CCACCACACAAGCCCCTCTATCTGCACAGT CCAATCAGTCATCTCCTGCAAACACCTCAGACTCACCCACAACCACTTCAACCAACCAGACACCAGACTCTCAGTCAAACTCTTCTCAAAACCAGACCTCACCTCCAATCACCACCTCATCTACCAGCCAAG CCACCACACAAGCCCCTCCATCTGCACAGT GTGATTACACTGTAACACCCATCAAGTTTGGCTTCCAGATCAACATCACAAGCTCTACCAATGGTACCTACACCATAAACATTGAGGAAGAAGGCCTAACTCGGGGACAGACTCAGTACCATCAGCATCAGCACTCCAATCAAAGCTCATCACTTGAAATCCAGCACCTGAAGCCGTGTACTGAATataaacacagtgtgacatttATTGATAATAACGGCAACGAAACATCATGTTACCACGCtggaaataaaactaaaacaattgACATGA GTCAAAATGACATTAAAGAAGTTGAGAGATGCTCCCCTGGATATGTTTGTTACCACAGTGATTGGAACATCACGTCCTCATTATCAGCATCAAATAATAATCCAGCTGAGTCATGCATGAACGACAGTAAAACGTTGTGCATCGAACTTAACAACAATGACTTTTGCTCAGATCTGACAGTCAACTTCGCTTCAGGAAACTGTCCTTCCTTTAGCCTCACCAAAAGCATCAGTATTG ATTTCTTAAATCCaagtaaaataacaacaacagttcAAAATAAACTTCCTGGGGACATAAAAGTGGATTTAGCTGCAAACTGTAATGTCACAGATGATTACACATGTGTGG AATCTGGAAATTCCAACAAGTACAAGACCCCGTCGGAGCTGGAGCCCTTCACAGACTACAGATGTGTCGGCCACATTAAGGACAACGTCACCGTGATAAACATACCTGCTTTTAACGTGACGATTGACTGTA ATGTTACGATAACCACTGAGCCGAAACGTGTCACCAATACAAGCGTTGATTGGAGTTGGACCACCAAGAGCATCAACTGTTCTCACCTTTCTAAACTAGAGAAGTTTTCTTACAACTGTAGTTGTTCACCTACTGGCCACAAAGGTGATGGAG GTCGAGttggaaaatattcaaaagaaggaaaatgtattatttctgGACTGACACCATACACCAGTTACACCTGTGGAGCCCAACCCACCTACAACAACGTTAAGACACCTTCTGAAATTCCACTTCCTGACATTGAAACTAAGCCTGGAA TACCAGAAAAAACTCCTAAAGTGACGCTGACCGTTCTAGACcataatgtcattaaagtaaCCTGTCACCTTGTAAAATCTTTTTATGGACCCAAAAAGGAATACATTGCAAGACTTCATTATGATAGTGACCCTGAGAACGAGatacaagaaaagaaagaggaaaaatgtgactttgaatTCAGAGATCTAAGTTACTTAACAGCCTACAAAGTGAAG gTGACTACTTACAATGGAGAATTAGAGAGTGAGCCTGTCACAAAAGGTGTTTCCACTCAAT ACGACAGCAAAGCTCTGATCGGGTTTCTGGTCTTCCTCATCATTCTCACGTCTGTTGCTCTGCTTTTTGTCACCTACAAGATTTACATTCTCAAGCGCAGAAAGTCCCG TGACATGACTGAAACCTTGATGCTTATCTCAACAACAA ATGATGAGGAGAACCTGTTGACTGTTGAGCCGATCGCAGCAGAGGTCCTGCTGGAAACCTACAAGCGGAAGCTGGCTGATGAGGGAAGACTTTTCTTGGCTGAGTTTCAG AGCGTCCCCAGGATATTCTCAAGGTACACTGTGAAAGAGGCCAAAAAGCCCTACAATGCGCCCAAGAATCGCTATGTGGACATCCTGCCAT ATGATTATAACCGTGTCCATCTGACCACCGGAAATGGAGAGACAGGATGTGACTACATCAATGCCAGCTTCGTTGAT GGGTACAAGGAATCCAAAAAGTACATTGCAGCTCAAG ggCCGAAGGATGAGACTGTGAGTGACTTCTGGAGGATGATCTGGGAGCAGCAGTCCTCTATCATCGTCATGGTAACACGCTGTGAAGAAGGAAACAGG ATCAAGTGTGCGCAGTATTGGCCGTCTCCAGAGCGAGAGACGGAGATCTTTGAAGAGTTTATAGTGAGGCTGACCTCAGAGGACCAGTGTCCGGATTACACCATCCGCCGTCTCTCCCTAACTAAC aagagggagaagaactCAGAGAGGGAGGTGACCCACATCCAGTTCATTAGCTGGCCAGACCATGGCGTCCCAGAGGAAGCACATCTCCTCCTAAAACTGAGGCGGCGCGTCAATGCTTTCAAAAATTTCTTCAGCGGCCCCATCGTCGTTCACTGCAG CGCGGGAGTCGGCAGGACTGGCACCTACATCGGCATCGACGCCATGATGGAAGGTCTGGAGGCAGAAGGCAGAGTGGACGTCTACGGCTACGTAGTCAGACTCCGCAGACAGAGATGTCTCATGGTTCAAGTAGag GCACAGTACATCTTGATTCACCAGGCACTTCTGGAGCACAATCAGTTTGGAGAGACTGAGATCACCCTGTCTGAGCTCCACAGCACACTGAGCACGCTCAAACAGAAAAACGCAGACAACGAACCCACCTTACTGGAGGATGAGTTTGAG AGACTCCCCACTTATAAAAACTGGAGGACATTCAACACTGGGatcacagaagaaaacaagaagaagaatcgcTCTTCATCTGTCATCCCAT ATGACTACAACCGGGTGCTGCTGAAGCTTGATGAAGGACGCAGTCGTGATAGCGACCCTGACGACGATGACGACGATGACTCAAcggatgaagaggatgaggattCCACTAAGTACATCAATGCCTCCCACATAAAT GGTTACTGGGGCCCACGTGCCCTCATCGCAGCACAGTCTCCACTGCCAGACACCATGGCTGACTTCTGGACGATGGTTTACCAGAAGAGAGCGTCGACTGTTGTCATGCTCTCAGGCTGCAGTGAGGGAGATAAG GAGTCTGACTGTGTCTATTgggacaaagacaagaaaacatttggGGACTTTGAGGTAGAGGTGGTGAACACAGACACCTCCGCTGCTTTCATCAGCCGCAACATGGTGATCCATCATGTCAAG AGGAAAGACAGTCGGTCGGTGAAACACTTCCAGTTCCTTAAGTGGGAGAACGTAGAGCTGCCAGAGAAACCTCAAGATCTGACAGACATGATCAAGGACATCAAGCGCAGCTGTGGCAGCGGCAAGTTGGCGAGGAGCGTGCCCATTGTGGTCCACTGCAA TGACGGCTCGTCCCGTTCAGGGATTTTCTGTGCTCTGTGGAACGTGCTGGACAGTGCTGAGACAGAGAAGCTGGTGGACATCTTCCAGGTGGCCAAAACCCTACGCAAAGAGAGGCAGGGCATGTTCTCCAGCCTG
- the ptprc gene encoding receptor-type tyrosine-protein phosphatase C isoform X4 produces MAGLCGLKTLLLWAGIIAWINCQSPQKTSSSDESSSPRTVTEASATPSVTSHTPPLTSPTPFSDPSVKAADTSATTQAPLSAQSNQSSPANTSDSPTTTSTNQTPDSQSNSSQNQTSPPITTSSTSQATTQAPPSAQCDYTVTPIKFGFQINITSSTNGTYTINIEEEGLTRGQTQYHQHQHSNQSSSLEIQHLKPCTEYKHSVTFIDNNGNETSCYHAGNKTKTIDMSQNDIKEVERCSPGYVCYHSDWNITSSLSASNNNPAESCMNDSKTLCIELNNNDFCSDLTVNFASGNCPSFSLTKSISIDFLNPSKITTTVQNKLPGDIKVDLAANCNVTDDYTCVESGNSNKYKTPSELEPFTDYRCVGHIKDNVTVINIPAFNVTIDCNVTITTEPKRVTNTSVDWSWTTKSINCSHLSKLEKFSYNCSCSPTGHKGDGGRVGKYSKEGKCIISGLTPYTSYTCGAQPTYNNVKTPSEIPLPDIETKPGIPEKTPKVTLTVLDHNVIKVTCHLVKSFYGPKKEYIARLHYDSDPENEIQEKKEEKCDFEFRDLSYLTAYKVKVTTYNGELESEPVTKGVSTQYDSKALIGFLVFLIILTSVALLFVTYKIYILKRRKSRDMTETLMLISTTNDEENLLTVEPIAAEVLLETYKRKLADEGRLFLAEFQSVPRIFSRYTVKEAKKPYNAPKNRYVDILPYDYNRVHLTTGNGETGCDYINASFVDGYKESKKYIAAQGPKDETVSDFWRMIWEQQSSIIVMVTRCEEGNRIKCAQYWPSPERETEIFEEFIVRLTSEDQCPDYTIRRLSLTNKREKNSEREVTHIQFISWPDHGVPEEAHLLLKLRRRVNAFKNFFSGPIVVHCSAGVGRTGTYIGIDAMMEGLEAEGRVDVYGYVVRLRRQRCLMVQVEAQYILIHQALLEHNQFGETEITLSELHSTLSTLKQKNADNEPTLLEDEFERLPTYKNWRTFNTGITEENKKKNRSSSVIPYDYNRVLLKLDEGRSRDSDPDDDDDDDSTDEEDEDSTKYINASHINGYWGPRALIAAQSPLPDTMADFWTMVYQKRASTVVMLSGCSEGDKESDCVYWDKDKKTFGDFEVEVVNTDTSAAFISRNMVIHHVKRKDSRSVKHFQFLKWENVELPEKPQDLTDMIKDIKRSCGSGKLARSVPIVVHCNDGSSRSGIFCALWNVLDSAETEKLVDIFQVAKTLRKERQGMFSSLAQYQFLYDTLEGIFPVQNGEVKAVQASAADSVQIVNETKAAEQPAEEKAEQTVSTTSNGQQGAEESAPLEAGGGQEDRTEEPKKVSTDMTPLEDTNNGPTVTVEG; encoded by the exons GTCAGTCCCCACAAA AAACCAGTTCATCAGACGAATCCTCATCTCCACGCACTGTGACAGAAGCTTCTGCCACGCCTTCAGTCACTTCCCACACACCTCCACTCACCTCGCCAACCCCCTTCTCAGACCCCTCGGTTAAGGCAGCTGACACATCTG CCACCACACAAGCCCCTCTATCTGCACAGT CCAATCAGTCATCTCCTGCAAACACCTCAGACTCACCCACAACCACTTCAACCAACCAGACACCAGACTCTCAGTCAAACTCTTCTCAAAACCAGACCTCACCTCCAATCACCACCTCATCTACCAGCCAAG CCACCACACAAGCCCCTCCATCTGCACAGT GTGATTACACTGTAACACCCATCAAGTTTGGCTTCCAGATCAACATCACAAGCTCTACCAATGGTACCTACACCATAAACATTGAGGAAGAAGGCCTAACTCGGGGACAGACTCAGTACCATCAGCATCAGCACTCCAATCAAAGCTCATCACTTGAAATCCAGCACCTGAAGCCGTGTACTGAATataaacacagtgtgacatttATTGATAATAACGGCAACGAAACATCATGTTACCACGCtggaaataaaactaaaacaattgACATGA GTCAAAATGACATTAAAGAAGTTGAGAGATGCTCCCCTGGATATGTTTGTTACCACAGTGATTGGAACATCACGTCCTCATTATCAGCATCAAATAATAATCCAGCTGAGTCATGCATGAACGACAGTAAAACGTTGTGCATCGAACTTAACAACAATGACTTTTGCTCAGATCTGACAGTCAACTTCGCTTCAGGAAACTGTCCTTCCTTTAGCCTCACCAAAAGCATCAGTATTG ATTTCTTAAATCCaagtaaaataacaacaacagttcAAAATAAACTTCCTGGGGACATAAAAGTGGATTTAGCTGCAAACTGTAATGTCACAGATGATTACACATGTGTGG AATCTGGAAATTCCAACAAGTACAAGACCCCGTCGGAGCTGGAGCCCTTCACAGACTACAGATGTGTCGGCCACATTAAGGACAACGTCACCGTGATAAACATACCTGCTTTTAACGTGACGATTGACTGTA ATGTTACGATAACCACTGAGCCGAAACGTGTCACCAATACAAGCGTTGATTGGAGTTGGACCACCAAGAGCATCAACTGTTCTCACCTTTCTAAACTAGAGAAGTTTTCTTACAACTGTAGTTGTTCACCTACTGGCCACAAAGGTGATGGAG GTCGAGttggaaaatattcaaaagaaggaaaatgtattatttctgGACTGACACCATACACCAGTTACACCTGTGGAGCCCAACCCACCTACAACAACGTTAAGACACCTTCTGAAATTCCACTTCCTGACATTGAAACTAAGCCTGGAA TACCAGAAAAAACTCCTAAAGTGACGCTGACCGTTCTAGACcataatgtcattaaagtaaCCTGTCACCTTGTAAAATCTTTTTATGGACCCAAAAAGGAATACATTGCAAGACTTCATTATGATAGTGACCCTGAGAACGAGatacaagaaaagaaagaggaaaaatgtgactttgaatTCAGAGATCTAAGTTACTTAACAGCCTACAAAGTGAAG gTGACTACTTACAATGGAGAATTAGAGAGTGAGCCTGTCACAAAAGGTGTTTCCACTCAAT ACGACAGCAAAGCTCTGATCGGGTTTCTGGTCTTCCTCATCATTCTCACGTCTGTTGCTCTGCTTTTTGTCACCTACAAGATTTACATTCTCAAGCGCAGAAAGTCCCG TGACATGACTGAAACCTTGATGCTTATCTCAACAACAA ATGATGAGGAGAACCTGTTGACTGTTGAGCCGATCGCAGCAGAGGTCCTGCTGGAAACCTACAAGCGGAAGCTGGCTGATGAGGGAAGACTTTTCTTGGCTGAGTTTCAG AGCGTCCCCAGGATATTCTCAAGGTACACTGTGAAAGAGGCCAAAAAGCCCTACAATGCGCCCAAGAATCGCTATGTGGACATCCTGCCAT ATGATTATAACCGTGTCCATCTGACCACCGGAAATGGAGAGACAGGATGTGACTACATCAATGCCAGCTTCGTTGAT GGGTACAAGGAATCCAAAAAGTACATTGCAGCTCAAG ggCCGAAGGATGAGACTGTGAGTGACTTCTGGAGGATGATCTGGGAGCAGCAGTCCTCTATCATCGTCATGGTAACACGCTGTGAAGAAGGAAACAGG ATCAAGTGTGCGCAGTATTGGCCGTCTCCAGAGCGAGAGACGGAGATCTTTGAAGAGTTTATAGTGAGGCTGACCTCAGAGGACCAGTGTCCGGATTACACCATCCGCCGTCTCTCCCTAACTAAC aagagggagaagaactCAGAGAGGGAGGTGACCCACATCCAGTTCATTAGCTGGCCAGACCATGGCGTCCCAGAGGAAGCACATCTCCTCCTAAAACTGAGGCGGCGCGTCAATGCTTTCAAAAATTTCTTCAGCGGCCCCATCGTCGTTCACTGCAG CGCGGGAGTCGGCAGGACTGGCACCTACATCGGCATCGACGCCATGATGGAAGGTCTGGAGGCAGAAGGCAGAGTGGACGTCTACGGCTACGTAGTCAGACTCCGCAGACAGAGATGTCTCATGGTTCAAGTAGag GCACAGTACATCTTGATTCACCAGGCACTTCTGGAGCACAATCAGTTTGGAGAGACTGAGATCACCCTGTCTGAGCTCCACAGCACACTGAGCACGCTCAAACAGAAAAACGCAGACAACGAACCCACCTTACTGGAGGATGAGTTTGAG AGACTCCCCACTTATAAAAACTGGAGGACATTCAACACTGGGatcacagaagaaaacaagaagaagaatcgcTCTTCATCTGTCATCCCAT ATGACTACAACCGGGTGCTGCTGAAGCTTGATGAAGGACGCAGTCGTGATAGCGACCCTGACGACGATGACGACGATGACTCAAcggatgaagaggatgaggattCCACTAAGTACATCAATGCCTCCCACATAAAT GGTTACTGGGGCCCACGTGCCCTCATCGCAGCACAGTCTCCACTGCCAGACACCATGGCTGACTTCTGGACGATGGTTTACCAGAAGAGAGCGTCGACTGTTGTCATGCTCTCAGGCTGCAGTGAGGGAGATAAG GAGTCTGACTGTGTCTATTgggacaaagacaagaaaacatttggGGACTTTGAGGTAGAGGTGGTGAACACAGACACCTCCGCTGCTTTCATCAGCCGCAACATGGTGATCCATCATGTCAAG AGGAAAGACAGTCGGTCGGTGAAACACTTCCAGTTCCTTAAGTGGGAGAACGTAGAGCTGCCAGAGAAACCTCAAGATCTGACAGACATGATCAAGGACATCAAGCGCAGCTGTGGCAGCGGCAAGTTGGCGAGGAGCGTGCCCATTGTGGTCCACTGCAA TGACGGCTCGTCCCGTTCAGGGATTTTCTGTGCTCTGTGGAACGTGCTGGACAGTGCTGAGACAGAGAAGCTGGTGGACATCTTCCAGGTGGCCAAAACCCTACGCAAAGAGAGGCAGGGCATGTTCTCCAGCCTG
- the ptprc gene encoding receptor-type tyrosine-protein phosphatase C isoform X6, whose translation MAGLCGLKTLLLWAGIIAWINCQSPQKTSSSDESSSPRTVTEASATPSVTSHTPPLTSPTPFSDPSVKAADTSATTQAPLSAQSTTQAPPSAQCDYTVTPIKFGFQINITSSTNGTYTINIEEEGLTRGQTQYHQHQHSNQSSSLEIQHLKPCTEYKHSVTFIDNNGNETSCYHAGNKTKTIDMSQNDIKEVERCSPGYVCYHSDWNITSSLSASNNNPAESCMNDSKTLCIELNNNDFCSDLTVNFASGNCPSFSLTKSISIDFLNPSKITTTVQNKLPGDIKVDLAANCNVTDDYTCVESGNSNKYKTPSELEPFTDYRCVGHIKDNVTVINIPAFNVTIDCNVTITTEPKRVTNTSVDWSWTTKSINCSHLSKLEKFSYNCSCSPTGHKGDGGRVGKYSKEGKCIISGLTPYTSYTCGAQPTYNNVKTPSEIPLPDIETKPGIPEKTPKVTLTVLDHNVIKVTCHLVKSFYGPKKEYIARLHYDSDPENEIQEKKEEKCDFEFRDLSYLTAYKVKVTTYNGELESEPVTKGVSTQYDSKALIGFLVFLIILTSVALLFVTYKIYILKRRKSRDMTETLMLISTTNDEENLLTVEPIAAEVLLETYKRKLADEGRLFLAEFQSVPRIFSRYTVKEAKKPYNAPKNRYVDILPYDYNRVHLTTGNGETGCDYINASFVDGYKESKKYIAAQGPKDETVSDFWRMIWEQQSSIIVMVTRCEEGNRIKCAQYWPSPERETEIFEEFIVRLTSEDQCPDYTIRRLSLTNKREKNSEREVTHIQFISWPDHGVPEEAHLLLKLRRRVNAFKNFFSGPIVVHCSAGVGRTGTYIGIDAMMEGLEAEGRVDVYGYVVRLRRQRCLMVQVEAQYILIHQALLEHNQFGETEITLSELHSTLSTLKQKNADNEPTLLEDEFERLPTYKNWRTFNTGITEENKKKNRSSSVIPYDYNRVLLKLDEGRSRDSDPDDDDDDDSTDEEDEDSTKYINASHINGYWGPRALIAAQSPLPDTMADFWTMVYQKRASTVVMLSGCSEGDKESDCVYWDKDKKTFGDFEVEVVNTDTSAAFISRNMVIHHVKRKDSRSVKHFQFLKWENVELPEKPQDLTDMIKDIKRSCGSGKLARSVPIVVHCNDGSSRSGIFCALWNVLDSAETEKLVDIFQVAKTLRKERQGMFSSLAQYQFLYDTLEGIFPVQNGEVKAVQASAADSVQIVNETKAAEQPAEEKAEQTVSTTSNGQQGAEESAPLEAGGGQEDRTEEPKKVSTDMTPLEDTNNGPTVTVEG comes from the exons GTCAGTCCCCACAAA AAACCAGTTCATCAGACGAATCCTCATCTCCACGCACTGTGACAGAAGCTTCTGCCACGCCTTCAGTCACTTCCCACACACCTCCACTCACCTCGCCAACCCCCTTCTCAGACCCCTCGGTTAAGGCAGCTGACACATCTG CCACCACACAAGCCCCTCTATCTGCACAGT CCACCACACAAGCCCCTCCATCTGCACAGT GTGATTACACTGTAACACCCATCAAGTTTGGCTTCCAGATCAACATCACAAGCTCTACCAATGGTACCTACACCATAAACATTGAGGAAGAAGGCCTAACTCGGGGACAGACTCAGTACCATCAGCATCAGCACTCCAATCAAAGCTCATCACTTGAAATCCAGCACCTGAAGCCGTGTACTGAATataaacacagtgtgacatttATTGATAATAACGGCAACGAAACATCATGTTACCACGCtggaaataaaactaaaacaattgACATGA GTCAAAATGACATTAAAGAAGTTGAGAGATGCTCCCCTGGATATGTTTGTTACCACAGTGATTGGAACATCACGTCCTCATTATCAGCATCAAATAATAATCCAGCTGAGTCATGCATGAACGACAGTAAAACGTTGTGCATCGAACTTAACAACAATGACTTTTGCTCAGATCTGACAGTCAACTTCGCTTCAGGAAACTGTCCTTCCTTTAGCCTCACCAAAAGCATCAGTATTG ATTTCTTAAATCCaagtaaaataacaacaacagttcAAAATAAACTTCCTGGGGACATAAAAGTGGATTTAGCTGCAAACTGTAATGTCACAGATGATTACACATGTGTGG AATCTGGAAATTCCAACAAGTACAAGACCCCGTCGGAGCTGGAGCCCTTCACAGACTACAGATGTGTCGGCCACATTAAGGACAACGTCACCGTGATAAACATACCTGCTTTTAACGTGACGATTGACTGTA ATGTTACGATAACCACTGAGCCGAAACGTGTCACCAATACAAGCGTTGATTGGAGTTGGACCACCAAGAGCATCAACTGTTCTCACCTTTCTAAACTAGAGAAGTTTTCTTACAACTGTAGTTGTTCACCTACTGGCCACAAAGGTGATGGAG GTCGAGttggaaaatattcaaaagaaggaaaatgtattatttctgGACTGACACCATACACCAGTTACACCTGTGGAGCCCAACCCACCTACAACAACGTTAAGACACCTTCTGAAATTCCACTTCCTGACATTGAAACTAAGCCTGGAA TACCAGAAAAAACTCCTAAAGTGACGCTGACCGTTCTAGACcataatgtcattaaagtaaCCTGTCACCTTGTAAAATCTTTTTATGGACCCAAAAAGGAATACATTGCAAGACTTCATTATGATAGTGACCCTGAGAACGAGatacaagaaaagaaagaggaaaaatgtgactttgaatTCAGAGATCTAAGTTACTTAACAGCCTACAAAGTGAAG gTGACTACTTACAATGGAGAATTAGAGAGTGAGCCTGTCACAAAAGGTGTTTCCACTCAAT ACGACAGCAAAGCTCTGATCGGGTTTCTGGTCTTCCTCATCATTCTCACGTCTGTTGCTCTGCTTTTTGTCACCTACAAGATTTACATTCTCAAGCGCAGAAAGTCCCG TGACATGACTGAAACCTTGATGCTTATCTCAACAACAA ATGATGAGGAGAACCTGTTGACTGTTGAGCCGATCGCAGCAGAGGTCCTGCTGGAAACCTACAAGCGGAAGCTGGCTGATGAGGGAAGACTTTTCTTGGCTGAGTTTCAG AGCGTCCCCAGGATATTCTCAAGGTACACTGTGAAAGAGGCCAAAAAGCCCTACAATGCGCCCAAGAATCGCTATGTGGACATCCTGCCAT ATGATTATAACCGTGTCCATCTGACCACCGGAAATGGAGAGACAGGATGTGACTACATCAATGCCAGCTTCGTTGAT GGGTACAAGGAATCCAAAAAGTACATTGCAGCTCAAG ggCCGAAGGATGAGACTGTGAGTGACTTCTGGAGGATGATCTGGGAGCAGCAGTCCTCTATCATCGTCATGGTAACACGCTGTGAAGAAGGAAACAGG ATCAAGTGTGCGCAGTATTGGCCGTCTCCAGAGCGAGAGACGGAGATCTTTGAAGAGTTTATAGTGAGGCTGACCTCAGAGGACCAGTGTCCGGATTACACCATCCGCCGTCTCTCCCTAACTAAC aagagggagaagaactCAGAGAGGGAGGTGACCCACATCCAGTTCATTAGCTGGCCAGACCATGGCGTCCCAGAGGAAGCACATCTCCTCCTAAAACTGAGGCGGCGCGTCAATGCTTTCAAAAATTTCTTCAGCGGCCCCATCGTCGTTCACTGCAG CGCGGGAGTCGGCAGGACTGGCACCTACATCGGCATCGACGCCATGATGGAAGGTCTGGAGGCAGAAGGCAGAGTGGACGTCTACGGCTACGTAGTCAGACTCCGCAGACAGAGATGTCTCATGGTTCAAGTAGag GCACAGTACATCTTGATTCACCAGGCACTTCTGGAGCACAATCAGTTTGGAGAGACTGAGATCACCCTGTCTGAGCTCCACAGCACACTGAGCACGCTCAAACAGAAAAACGCAGACAACGAACCCACCTTACTGGAGGATGAGTTTGAG AGACTCCCCACTTATAAAAACTGGAGGACATTCAACACTGGGatcacagaagaaaacaagaagaagaatcgcTCTTCATCTGTCATCCCAT ATGACTACAACCGGGTGCTGCTGAAGCTTGATGAAGGACGCAGTCGTGATAGCGACCCTGACGACGATGACGACGATGACTCAAcggatgaagaggatgaggattCCACTAAGTACATCAATGCCTCCCACATAAAT GGTTACTGGGGCCCACGTGCCCTCATCGCAGCACAGTCTCCACTGCCAGACACCATGGCTGACTTCTGGACGATGGTTTACCAGAAGAGAGCGTCGACTGTTGTCATGCTCTCAGGCTGCAGTGAGGGAGATAAG GAGTCTGACTGTGTCTATTgggacaaagacaagaaaacatttggGGACTTTGAGGTAGAGGTGGTGAACACAGACACCTCCGCTGCTTTCATCAGCCGCAACATGGTGATCCATCATGTCAAG AGGAAAGACAGTCGGTCGGTGAAACACTTCCAGTTCCTTAAGTGGGAGAACGTAGAGCTGCCAGAGAAACCTCAAGATCTGACAGACATGATCAAGGACATCAAGCGCAGCTGTGGCAGCGGCAAGTTGGCGAGGAGCGTGCCCATTGTGGTCCACTGCAA TGACGGCTCGTCCCGTTCAGGGATTTTCTGTGCTCTGTGGAACGTGCTGGACAGTGCTGAGACAGAGAAGCTGGTGGACATCTTCCAGGTGGCCAAAACCCTACGCAAAGAGAGGCAGGGCATGTTCTCCAGCCTG